The sequence below is a genomic window from Corythoichthys intestinalis isolate RoL2023-P3 chromosome 12, ASM3026506v1, whole genome shotgun sequence.
tcacatttgatggtgattttatgcagaaatgtgagaaattccaaaacgttcagatactttttcataccactgtataaagcAATGgcaatttgtttgtttgtttgtttcttaaaactattgccTTTTCGTAAGACTACATTTAAGTGTTGGTCATAACTGTATTATTAATAACACATAATAATCGTAATGTCAACAATCTTGACaacttaacattgttttgttttgtttttttttaaacatggtgGGCTGCCAGTGTGGGTGGGCTTCTCTACTACAAGGCATAGCAACTTTTCTGGAGAACACCCTGGTGTTAGCCATCTTTGTTTAGCTAATCTATAATGCTACAATTACTGTAAAGGATTTGGGAGGACAGGAAAGACTAGGATATGACAGGGCAACGTGAGTGTGACATGTGACACCAACTCATTCGCCGTTATTTACAGagatagacatctaatccattttgactgggagggctatcaGTGATAATTCGGTGATAGCCTCTCCTAgaagaaatggattggacatctatcactgtcaatggcattgaaacatgagcattttcTGTCCTCACAGTTTCCAATGAATTTGAAGTCTATCATTGTCCATGGTTGCCAAAGACTTAATCACAGGCTCATCCGGGTCAAAAAGTCAATTCATTCAGACCCACCCTGACCTTGTGTGGATTGGCAACATTGAGCTTTTATTGCCTTGTATTGCTAATCATGCTAGCTTGCTTTTATCAGATAATGAGGGTTGACAGTTCATCTTGCACAAGCTCCCGTAATTAATAAAAAGACTTTGAAATTCAGAATGGACTGAACAAATAAAAGGAGGAAAATGATGTAATACGGCTGTCTTGTGTGTCATAGTTAAAAGTCTGGTTGCTGACAATAGTAAAAGTTTCACAAAGTGGACAAAGGACAAAAAAGTGTAAGTTAAATGTTGTTGAACATACTTGTGATGTTCCATAAAGGCAGCTTTCTGCTGCTGGTGAAAATGGTCATTAAAACAATTGAGGGGAGAGGAGAAATTTGCTGAGGCTGGCTTGAAAAGAACATGAAGTTACTGCAGTCTTCACACTCAAATAGGGTCAGTAATTGTGAATCTGACAAAGCTCTCTCTCCAGAATTCAGATAATTCAACCCATGAATTCAAATCCTATAAAACGGATGTGTAGCATAACTATCTATTTTAGGCTGCTTGGCCTAATTCCTGCTTTGgcaatacaatacattattacaAGCTATGCCTATGTAGTAAAAAGCACACCATTTTGTGAAATGGTACTCTTTTGCACCCCAGTCTTGACCTTTACACAGTGAAACAAAGGACAAACTATAATTTGTCTTCATATGTAATAGGCGACTGCACTTTCATATTTCAGTAGGCCCATACCAGCTAATTTGTGACAGCTCATTACTGCATGCCAGCTTAGTGTTGTATTCCTTTAAATCAATTTAATGACCACTGAGACTTAAGGTTGTTTACAGTTTACGGAAGTAAACTATGTATTcatatcaaacaatatgatgctCTGATACAATGCAGATAAAACCAACCTATAACTTTATCATTTCGAACAAAAGTTTCACACAGACAACGTAATATACtgtgtttgtatatatatatattagcagtgcaacggttttCGTTTCAAAGCCGCCTTCATGAACCTTCatgacgtgaagcaccgctgtggagaaattcccgccccgcaagtaaatgtccgatcgctgtcaagcacctgtgtaatagaagccgagtaacgccctctctcgcttacgagcaaagtgaaaatgaaacaagaaagaaaacaaatagatatggcgagcggaggagtggagagaccgaattttgaggaagcaccggcttctttcaaatctgcggtgtggcaactttTCgggttccccgtggactacaatgcggagggagagaaaatactgggaaaaaaaaaaaacaatttgcaagcaatgctcagcgcttgttccctatgctaatggcaacacttttataacatgactccggcatctcagccggcatcacccacagatatcactttctcagagcaggacaaccccgaagatgacaccagtgaaaacacacggtaggcttcgttaatttatttgcaacgcttgacccgtgttacattgttccctcgcggacatatttctccaacaacgtaatccccgacattcatgaaatggcacacaaagccatcgaagatgatttcgctaaagcacatagtttcgccctgaccactgatagttggacgtcccgtgctacagagtgcaacTACATAACTGTGAcgatccactataattcatacctgtcaagttgtatggtctcggcgtaatttgtacaagtgagcactgatttttaaatgtgtacgccgtacgttacgttcaaaatctgtgcgTTTTTCgtccattacgtttttttttttttttcatccgttcagattttgtcaccgtttcggcaacgagacaatgtgcgttaataCGTCGgtggaatgacgcgagaaaagtcagagacacggagagggaagagtgtttgttgagacgctgtagcacacgcgatgctaggctaggtggctccaatatttcctgactagccgacagcctacaatctacgtctagatatctcatgcatatagagctacatgcgaaatgacagattcggtagcgttagtaaacagccgccattttagagcagtaaacttctcagataggctctgttgtagtgaaccttcctaacgaacctaagcaactttcattcattcattcattttccatgccgcttattcctcacgagggtcgcggaggtgctggagcctatcccagctaacttcgggcagtaggcaggggacaccctgaattggttgccagccaatcgcagggcacaaggagacacacaaccattcacgcacacactcacacctatggacaatttagagtgttcaatcagcctaccatgcatgtttttgggatgtgggaggaaaccggagttcccggaggaaacccacacaggcacggggagaacatgcaaactccacacaggaaggccgaagcccgggattgaacccttgatctcagaactgtgaggcagatgtgctaaccactcagccaccgtgccgccccctaagcaacttttttatctaaaatactcctaaattggcaaaatctcgaCTTGAGtcaatctttaaaggatgaaacagttttaaaattttcacatgtcaaaagtagacagaagggaactaatgcaaaaacgggagcaattttatcaactttaacactcgattcacaacattaaatgacctccaaacatagcaaaggttactatgttttaggttttttttttttttttttttttttttaaatgaaaaaaaaaaaaaaaaacatgaaaggtatcaccagttacattgccaagtaacttttttacttctgtgtgtgtatttcagtagtcagtcactacactagccaaagagctaagaagcattttaacagttgaaaatgttgacattttaagtgtttatttcatttttttaaaaaagcaaaataaaggcagtttaaaaaaaaaaaaaaatgcaaaatgcaAACCGaaatcagacagttctttgttcttgtttcttttctccatgctcaatgtggtacacacaaggacacaggacagaggttgagtcaacttttatccgttttaactggctgcaagtgtgatttagttattgccagcacctgttatgggccacaggtaagtaacaggttctGTAAGTTACACAAATTAGTGAAATATCACATgacttttcaaagggtgccagtacttttgttcggcccatttttggagttttgtgtaaaattataatcatttaatttattttcccattctcttttgtgttttttcattgcaagcaaaatatatgaaaatattactaccaaagcatttgtaattgcaatcattttctgagagtaattgagcattatctaacagaattgcaggggtgtcaataacatacagtacagcTACACCTTCTCATTCGTCCGTTTTCTTTATTGTCGTGACTATTTACATTttcaattctcactgaagataaTACAAATGTGAATGAACACGTGTGGAATTATGCACTTAGCAAAataaggtgaaataactaaaaacatagTAATACAGTCAGGTCTAGTATCTTTAAAGTAGCCATCCTTTTTCGCTGATTACTTTTATGCACATTCTTGCCCTTCTcctgatgagcttcaagagggagtcaccgaaaatgttttttgacttcacagaTTTGCCTTTTCAGTGTGGGTTAGAGGAATCTATGGCCTTATCAGTGAGGTTGGAACCTTCATTTCTGTTGCATTGAATTAGgtgtgtccatttttttttttttttttaaatggcctgTACTGAtattatagatagatagatagatagatagatagatagatagatagatagatagatagatagatagatagatagatagatagatagatagatagatagattcttgttttttttttttaatggaaatgaTCAAGGATATTCAAAGCGTTTGTTTTCTAAGAGAGCTATAGCACCCTCTAGTGCCCTCTTTAAACGGTGACTGGCAGGGCTGTGGGCAGTGTGGGCGGGTTCATTCCAAGCTAAACTGTAGCACATTTACGTCTCCGACAGCGCTCACCTGCAAGCGCAGCCCCACACAGTAAGTCATACATATTTGACATTGTTTGAACATGTAGAGTGTGCGCAAACAGGCAAATGTGGGTATGCTATACTTGGTATGTGAAGTGCCTGCTGTTTTGTTTTGCTCAGTATTTCTCGCTCTACTTCCGTTCCGGCGACATGTGAAATGTTCAATGGAACGCCTAGATTGTAAAAATAACCGTTCTCTCTTCATTTTCCGAAATCAGGAAGGGATTATATCAATAACAAAGTATGAGTTTGACCTAGCTAACATTCTAGTAGTAGCCGACATGTAATTCaagaatagtgttattattagtgCTGTGcgatatggggaaaaaatcatGGCGTGGCCATTTTATATCACGATATGGATGATCAAAAATTATATTTgccgaaaaaaatattttatacaaCAATTGTGACAAGCCCCACCCCACTCACTTCATTTTTTAACTGACCTTAAATTGACCTGCCACAAattttaaatgcatcaaatagtgctgcaacctaAAACTATCCGGTGtaaacagaagcagcacagtagcatatatattttgtttcaaatgtaaatatatcaaattttCTACTTAAGTTagcatattattattaataataatgatattaaATTGAATTGTGTTGTCTGAGTTCTGCGTGGATTATATATTTTGATGTTTTAAATTCGCTTGTATGCATTACTCGCATACGGTTGGTACGAAGAATGAATAGGTTAACTGTTAAGAGGAGATGGGGACATCTTAAGGCTGTTTGGTTGTACTACTATAGCATACTGAATACAAACAGTGTATTAAGTCAACACAAATTGGGCGCCATCTGCTGGCCCAATTGCGTTGCAAGAACAGGTCTATTTATGGTGATAATAGACGTAAAATGTCAAGATAAAATTATATTGTTTTAGTGATGTATAACGTCATATTGTACAGTAATAGTGCTATTACAAAaggttgtgttaaaaagaaaatcaaaaaagttgaattttgcatGTAAAACAGGGACAGCACACCAATAGATGAACCTGCAAAACCTGGTGAGGGATGTTACGAAAACTACCCATTACCAAAACAATAACACACTTTAGGGATTGGCAACATTAAATATGTGATCCTCATGACTAGTTGATACCAATAATATTGTTGTTCATGGGTTGGGTTTCACTCTGTCCATGCTTGTAGGTTAGACTGCACACGTTTTTACTGATGACAATGCTATTGATAAGCACTACACGTTGGTAGGCACGCAAGTACGCATTTAAAAGAGTGCACTGTTCCTGAATCCAGCATACCCCATTTGCCACTACTTAATGTGGATCCACTCATTCGCTTTAAATGTTACATGGAGACATATCAATGGCAACAGAAAACATAAGTGTGTAAACTGTCAGGTAGTGTTTGGGCTTAACTGTGCAGCACTGCCGTGGCAACAAAATGATTGATATATTTTATGTACGTAGGTGAACCCAGTTGTAAACCGTTTTGATTGTCCAGCCAGATATAGTGTCATGGCATCTCCACTGAGGAGTCTTGTTTACGACGATAACCGGTACCAGAAGGCCTTCCATCTTTTTCTGGAGCGTTCTTCGGAACATCAGTGTATGCAGGACTTTATTCACAACATCCTGCCCGACATAGTCGCCAGGTAAGCTACCTCATGCACCTTCTATGATTGCTGTCACACTTGGCTGAATTATTTAATGGTGGTAGGCTAGACCAAGCCCATTAGTACTTCATGAGATTATTTCTGTTTAGTTTAGGCAATGATGTGGTATGATTGACTTTTAGAAAAGGAATGCCTGATTTCTCAAGTAACGTGATAAGATCATGCGTTCGAGAAACGGTGACATTGTATTAGCGCAGAATGCCTTAAGCCGTTGATTTTCGAACTGAAAACATGTGCCGCAAATATTACGGCATTCTATGACGAATTTCACAGATTGATAAACGCTAAGCAACGGGAATAATGAAACTCACAATTAGACATtaaatgacacatttttaaatgcttgaCGAGAGAAATTGTGAGAATGTGATTACTCTTGCTCTCTCCACAGCATTGGAAAAGGGAAGTCCCATCTTAACGTCATTGGAGTTGGAAGTGGGGATGGTAAGGTACTGTCTTTATTATAGACGGAGAAGCTTCACATTTAATGATAGACTATACAACTGAATAACGTGTACGGAGGTCACCTAAAGTGAGAACATATGCTTGTGTACTGTAGGTAACTACATTGTCTTGGCTTAAATTGCcatagcagtaaaaaaaaaaaaaaaagtaacactcCCAAGTGTTGATACTTATCTGTTTACTTGCCTGATAAATCTTTAACCGCAATCACAGACAATGTGACCAGATAGGTTATTCTTTTACAATGGGCACTTTCCAAGATCTGGTAATCTGTATTTATGGCAAAGACAATCATTTTTATTCACCGTACTtgcaatgtttactcttaaaccaCTGTTGTGATTTTACATACGCTAATGGACAGTAAAAGTTTAAATGAACTGAAATTAAAGGACTGAATGTATGTTTGAAAATGAAACTGCTGGTGCCTGTAGGTCGCATTGACTTAGAAATGTTCTCGGAGCTCCGGCTGAAGCACCCTGGGGTGACGGTGGCCAACGAGGTGGTGGAGCCCAGCAGCCAGCAGCTTCATAGCTACAAAGGTATTTCATcacatgtggatttttttgtattagatggtCGACAGATTATGATAATGGCGGAGTAATCCTTTATGTACTCAAGACAggagtccactcattaatagaGTTGAAAAGATAAGATTCTTTTTTAATATACCTCCAAAACTACTATTTGAATGGCTTTCATAGACTTTTATATTCACTCTTTGTGCAAGTCCTACATAAATCTCGCGTCTTAACTTTCCTATTAATTTCAAGCATGTGAAGTTcccactcatttttttttttcattcttatcaTAACATGCGTTATCATGTTGCAAGTCATACTATTCGCATTTGTTCAATCACAACACACATTCACATATCAGTCACTTTGCGCTTTGGGTCTCTTTTCTTTAGATAACCTAAATGGTCTGTATATGAACATTATCAAAATATTGTTTACAAAGCATTGTACATTTCTCATTTGTGAATGCAGTGTTGGTGTCACAGAAGTCAGACTTGGATTATATCACATTTCAATGGAACAAAATGAATGCCTCTGAATTTGAAGAGCAATggaagttaaagcagacaccaaAGAAGGCTGACTTCATTCACATGATTCAGGTTAATACTCAGATTTGTGGTTTGGCAGCTATTTTAGTTTAATTCTTAGATTTTGTCCTTTGTATGAAAAAGTTTCATTTGTCATGGTCTTATTTTAGTCATCTATATTTCTATATGTGgtaattttagttttgttttggtGAATTTAGTCATATATTtctttgtatatggcggaaaacacagacaagactgaaaaagcagtttctgttcttgcactcctctttaaaagaaactgctggattttaagccaaaacaactgttgtgtttgacagaacaatatgtctatatgcagccatagcagattcatggcgcatgaagcccccgaactattaatttgtccgttttaccctgaaaacccctgtttacaaacgtggcgcaaccgcttttgttttaactcatccattaaacgaaggtaattaattaataaatattaatattaatcacaatggggaaaaaaaggtgtctgtaaaaaagtaacggatatctacctcataactatcacttaattgtagttTTTGTTACTTTCAAATTttgtccgatatgttagatgatcaacaattgatccaaacaaagaaaaattgaaaaaaataacgtttaaaaggtgtcgtacatgaaaaacaaaatctcgaccactccttgtctgcaatttctgcattgcgacccttgttatattaccatgtttcacccataaattccccaaaaaatccagctgtggccattcacagctgtgtcttgacactcagtgatacatgctacatggaggctttggattgaaacaaggtaagtacgcgacaatatctcgtcaaagtcatggcgtctgtaaatctgctctcgcgtgctctcacctccagatagggttttgctgtttaaaaaaaaataattaaatgccctcctgttcaaaaattttcttcccccagaaaattgagattttcagctttccaatgatgttcacacatgcatatcggacaattttgaaatttggccaaattgggggtctcagagcagaacttcaagtcacctgagtgttttccaccatatataattAATAACTATTGATAATAAACGACTACCCATTATTTGATTTCAGTACTGCTATTAGAATATCTGCTGCTGTGTCGCATTAGGCGTATCATGAATCCAAATGTGATGCTCATTGATCTGTGGTGAAATCGACAGATGCTCTACTATGTCAAGGATGTTGAAGCGACTGTAAAATTCTTCCGGAGTCTTCTTGACAAGAATGGGAAGCTTCTCATTATTCTGGTGTCTGGTAAGAGCCTCTTTATTTACAGCATATAGTATGACTGTATAGCTTTGTTTCAATAATATAgaaaattgtaaaaaagttaGTTCCATGGGGGCCTTTTAATGCCACAATAATGTACACAGACACTGTAATAaatgcagtgatccctcgttttccgCGGTTAAAGAGGAGCAAACCCTGCGAAAATGAAAAATCCGCAGagtagaggcggagcttatttacatggtgtgttcagtgtatttatatttattcacATTAAACAGCATTGTAAAGAGATAAATATAAGAgatcttttttcctttttcccaaagtacagggtgttccaaaatggttgaccccattctaaatgcccataactcagaaactacttgatggatcttaatgaaactaaatacactttacattgaaggtcataagttttattggttaaattaacaaagaaaagtacaaatatttgttggttctatgacatattttcataaatgttcaatatgagcaCCACCTGTGACTCTGCACACGTCGAGTCTGTATTCGAGCTCATGCCAAACTCGCTGAAATTTCTTGAAATTTTTGGTGCCAAGTCCTAATTTGTTTTGCAATTGGTGCCTTCTTCGCAAAATTAGTGAAGAAGGCACGCTGCACTGTCTTCTGTGACTGAGTCCCAGTGTAATCTAAcatgcaaaatgccttttcttttgaagtaaaTGGCATTTCTtagcctgaaaagatagaaatgccaaatgttacacacaaaaacttgaaacctttctacacaagctgggaaaatttgaggtcattccaacgaaaattgttaaaattattggcctacgaAATGGGGTCGAACATTTTGAACACCCTgtataataaaaagaaaaataaaataaaataaacagaaatataaatctatctttttttgttgttgttgtttttaagcactgcaattGATGTAATAATTGATATAAATGagatatatatgcatatatcgtaacatttttaaataatatactgattttttttgtctttaatttttaaaaaaattaagcattgttctctattgtatttttatattaaattatttttcaagatgacatatctgccctatgtgttgcattttattaagtaaatttccccccaaaatttgacttatactctggtgcgacttatatatatatatattttgcctCTTCGTACACGTACCTACCGTATAAAATACGATAGTTACAACCCCGCCCCCCCAAATATCCTCACAATGTGTATAAACGTTTATCAGGCAAATTTCTATTTTTGATAACTTTTttagtcattatttattttttatttattattattgtatttttaagtaTAAGTATTTTTATCAATAAATGTATAAAATGTTTTATAGGGATATCCTGATGGCATATTTTTTTACCCGAGTCTcagtctgagtcacctgattttatatatatatatatatatatatatatatatatatatatatatatatatatatatatatatatatatatatatatatatatatatatatatatat
It includes:
- the LOC130927246 gene encoding histamine N-methyltransferase-like, which codes for MASPLRSLVYDDNRYQKAFHLFLERSSEHQCMQDFIHNILPDIVASIGKGKSHLNVIGVGSGDGRIDLEMFSELRLKHPGVTVANEVVEPSSQQLHSYKVLVSQKSDLDYITFQWNKMNASEFEEQWKLKQTPKKADFIHMIQMLYYVKDVEATVKFFRSLLDKNGKLLIILVSGESGWGKLWRTFRSQICACDISQCVTTADVKSILDSEGVQYQSYVLPSQMDITECFTEGDESGELLLDFLTEVDHFSQTASPQLKADIMKLLQDPACSRLADGKVVFNNNLEVIVVDSAT